A region of the Perognathus longimembris pacificus isolate PPM17 chromosome 7, ASM2315922v1, whole genome shotgun sequence genome:
CCTCTGCTCCCGCCCGAGCCGTGAGGAGGGGCGGCTAGAGGGGCCCCGGCTGCCCGGCCTCAGGTGCggctctgcccctgccccccctcaCCGTTGTCGTCGAAGCCGTGCGTGATCTCGTGCCCGATCACCATCCCGATGCCCCCAAAGTTCAAGGCCTGCGGCTGCTCCTTGCTGAAGAAAGGCGGCTGGAGGATGCCGGCTGGGAACActggcccgggggcgggggggggggggagagccagCGGTGAGCGGCACTGCCGCGTGGGGGCCAGGACCCCACCATGTACAGATGAGGGGACGAActcggagggggagggggagtgtgaGACCcgggaccctcccccccccccgctcctccccaccgccctgctgctcctctgcgacccccactccctccccgaCAACCTTCCCGAGGTGGACACTGGGCGAGGGCGGGCCGGCTCCGGAGGggtgggcgggtggggggaggggggatgtacCAATCTGGTTTCTGTTTGGGGAGTAGAAGGCGTTGACCACGGCAGCTCCTATGATCCAGCTGTGGGAACGAGTCGGTCACTTGGAGACTGTGTCGGCCGGGGGCCCTTCCTGgggggcacccctccccccacccgagCTGCGTCGGCCGGGGCCCTTCCTGGggggcaccccgcccccccacccgagCTGCGTCGGCCGGGGCCCTTCCTGGGGGgcaccctgcccccccacccgaGCTGCGTCGGCCGGGGCCCTTCCTggggggcacccccccccccccgccccaaggagGCCAAGGCCACGGTGACTCTGCCCCCGCACAGGGTTCGGGATCAGTCCCAAGCTCCActtcccctctgtccctccccaaggcagggggtgtggagggggcccccgcccggcccccctcccggAGCCGGGCCTGGACCAGCTCTCAGCACCCGGGCCGCGCCGGCCACGCGGCCGTCCCACTCACAGGTTCTGGTCCACCTTTTCCCGCAGCTTCCGGAGGCTGCGCTGCGCACCGGCCTTGAGGTTCTGCAGGCAGTTCTCAAAGTACAGGTCCTCAGAGAAGTCCAGCTGCGGGAGGGGGCCGGTCAGGACCGGCCcggcgcgggcgcggcggggagggccggggcggcggggagcgGGGGCCCGAGCACGCCCCGCAGCCTGGGCTTCGCCTTCCCATCCGTAACGGACGGCGGTGCCAGGGCCTCCCCGGGGCGCGGGAGGGCGGCAGGCGCGACCACGAGGGCGTCCGCAGGGTGCCCGGGCACggtgccctcccctcccggggCCCCAGCCGGGGCCCGctggggcggggctgcggggcgccgggagggagcgggagggggcggggagccggggagggcGGGTTGGGGAGGCGGGCTGAGGGTGGGCGCACGCTGGAATACTCGTCGTCCAGGTGCCGGTTGGTGTCCTCCAGGATGTAGTCCGGGTAGCCGATCTGCTCTCGGatgttcagggcctgggcggggGGAAGAGCGGCAGCCGCGCCCGCTGGGGAGGGGGCCCAGGCCGGCCCTGCTCCCCTGACCCGTgcggggtgagggagggagggggctgggccggggaggggcgTCAGGAGGGGCAGAGGGCGTCAGGAGGGGCAGAGGGCGTCAGGAGGGCACCAGGGGCAGAGGGCGTCAGGAGGGGCAGAGGGCGTCAGGAGGGCACCAGGGGCAGAGGGTGTCAGGAGGGGCAGAGGGCGTCAGGAGGGGCAGAAGGCGTCAGGAGGGGCAGAAGGCGTCAGGAGGGCACCAGGGGCAGAGGGCGTCAGGAGGGCACCCAGGGGCAGAGGGCGTCAGGAGGGCATCCAGGGGCAGAGGGCATCAGGAGGGGCAGAGGGCATCAGGAGGGGCAGAGGGCATCAGGAGGGCAGAGGGTGTCAGGAGGGGCAGAGGGCGTCAGGAGGGCAGAGGGCGTCCGGAGGGCACCCAGGGGCAGAGGGCGTCCGGAGGGCACCCAGGGGCAGAGGGCGTCAGGAGGGCACCCAGGGGCAGAGGGCGTCAGGAGGGCAGAGGGCGTCTGGAGGGTCCCAGCCTTGCTTCAGAGCTGACACTCCACCTGTTCATGGAGCTATTGGGAATTTCCTGCTTTCCTGTTTTCATTCATGTTCCCGTTTTCCttcccccagggcctggctgtggactggggggcgggggcagaagGACTGGACGTGGTCTGAGGGCCGTCTGGTGGGGGGCAGGGTCTGGACGCGGTGTGAGGGCcgtctggtggggggagggtctgGGAGCAGTGTGAGGGCcgtctggtgggggggagggtctggACGCGGTGTGAGGGCcgtctggtgggggggagggtctggATGCGGTGTGAGGGCCGTCTGGTGGGGGAGGGTCTGGACGCGGTGTGAGGGCcgtctggtgggggggagggtctggATGCGGTGTGAGGGCCGTCTGGTGGGGGAGGGTCTGGACGCGGTGTGAGGGCCGTCTAGTGGGGGGGAGGGTCTGGGAGCGGTGTGAGGGCCGTCTGGTGGGGGAGGGTCTGGACGCGGTGTGAGGGCCGTCTAGTGGGGGGGAGGGTCTGGGAGCGGTGTGAGGGCcgtctggtgggggggagggtctggGCGCGGTGTGAGGGCCGtctcggggggctgggggagggtctGGGGCGTCCAGGCCCCCCCCGCTGGCTCACCTTCTCCTGGGCCATCTTCTTGGACGTCTCGTCCATCCAGCCCAGCTCGTCCAGGGTCTCCACGAACACCGCCCGCACCTTGTTGATGAGCTCTCTGACCTGGGGGGCGGGGACGGACGCTGCCCACGGGAGCCCCGCGCGTGCCCGGAGCTGGTGGGCGCTGCCCGGGAGcacctggggcgggggaggggctgcgCCGGCCGTGGCCTCTTGCGTGGGCGCAGGCACtgctgggggggggtggctacCCCCGCCCCGGGGTCTGTGTGAGGGGCTGGCTCTGCCACCCCGGGCTGGACCGGACAAGGTGTGCCGCCCGGGGGTGGCTGAGGGTCAGAGGTCAGAGCACCGCGAGGGCAGGGTGTCTCCCAGTGCCTTCCgtcgggagggggcgcggggcatTTGGGTGCCCCTCGGGGTGCCCCTGGCGTGAGCGGCTTCCGCGGGCCCGGGCCCTGATCAGAAGAGTGGggtcgtggtggtggtggggtcggCTCCCCGCGGTGGCCGGGGGTGGGTGACCCccccggggggcgggagggaggggggctcacCAGGCTCTTGCTCTTCCCCGTGAAGGCCTCCTTGACGTAGAGGGAGCCCACGGCGCTCTCCATGTTGCTGTTGACGTAGCTCACGCACTCGCGCCAGCGCACCTCCTCCACTGTGGTGCCGTACAGCGCCTGGGCGGGCGTCCGCGCGGTCGGGCACCCGCTCCTCCCCGCGGGCCCGCGTCCGGGGCCCCCCAGGGTGAGAGCGGAGCGCGGGGCGACGGGGACGGGGTGCTGCCGCCGTGGGGAGGGTGCGCCCCCTGTGCCTGGCGGGTCGCCCCTCCCCGGAGCCCCGGGCGGCTGCCAGGCTGGTACCCGCACGCCCGGATGCCGCTCAGCCTGCCCAGAGGCCGAGCGCGGCGGGGAGGCGGGCCTGGACGCGCGGCGGGGGAGGCGGGCCTGGACGGGCGCCGGGGCCCTGCCCGCGGGGCACGCTCACCTTCCGGTAGTTCACGCGCGCGTCTTTGAATCGCTGGCTCAGGCTGCTGATGCGATCCAGCACCAGGCGCCAGACCAGGTAGTTCTGCATggtcctggggcggggggggggggggggggcagcaaggGGCGGATGAGCGCGCTCCGCCCAGGGAGGGGCAGAGCCTGGCCGGCAGGCTACGGCCCGGCAGCCTCTGGGCTCTAGAGACGCCTTCCGAGTCCGCCGGCTGCCCAGCCTGCCGCAGCGGCCGGGGCCCGCCCGTGTCCGCCTCGCGTGGGGGCGGGCGGCGTCtggccggggcgggcgcggggcacGGGGCGCGGGTGCCGGGCTCCCCGGGGCCCTTCCTGCGCCTCACCGGGCTGAGAAGATGTCGATGATGTCCTCGAGGTTCTGCAGGTAGGGGCTGCCGTACACCACCACCTCCTCGTTGGGCAGCAGCTCGATTTTGACCGAGGACAGCACCGTTTGTATGAAGAGAGTCCAGTTGAagccctgggggcggggcggggagggaggcggaGGTGTACGGTCCCGGGCGGCTAAGAAACCCGTCCTCTGACGAGCGCTCGCTCACGAGACGTGGAGAGGAGCGCGCCCGTGGGCTGCGGGGTGGGGGAGAACCGACGCCCCGACGGCTGGGAAACCGCGGGACCCGCGAGCTGGCCAGAGTCACGGGCCGAGAGCGGCCTCACGGCGGAGGCAAACGGAACCCGTAATTTCAAGGAGTCCCAccgccacattcccaggcccatctGGCCACGCTGTCCTACTATTcacgcctgcgatcctagctactcgggagacagcGCGGAGGACTGCGGCTGGAAGCCAGATGGGGcggggaagtccgtgagactctagtCGCCAATAgacgactcagaaaaagccacaagtggtaaccctgagcacagagaggctcagggacagggcccagaccctgagttcaagtcccaggactggcaaaaccaagcAAAAACATACTGTCAATCTTACTCAAAActcccagaaaggaaaaaagagaatctCAATCCATGAAGCCAAGAAGAACTTGAATACCAAAATAAGGGCTCTGGCAAGGGAAAGAAGAGCCGGAGGCCCACACGCCctcaggaggaggagctggggcgCCACCACCCCCCCCGGCTCCGCCCCAGCGGCCCGGGCCTCACCTTCAGGCTGAACTTGTACTGCAGCTCCTCCAGGTCCATCCTGTGGTACAGAGCTGTGACGTCATGCCTCTCCTCCTGGGGCGCCGTGGCCTGCGGGAGGGCCGAGGGTCACGGGGGCCCCCGGGCCGGGGCCcagcccgcgcccccgccccgggggcGGCCTCACATTGGCCAGGTGCGTCTCCAGCTCCAGCACTTGCGTCATGTCCTGCTGCACCAGCTGGCTGTCCCTGGGGAGGTTCATGTCCTTCCGGAGCATGGTGGCCACGGACATCATGAACTGAAGGTAGGCTTCCCGCACCTGGGCCAAAGGATGCCGGATGGGGCTGGGCGGCCTCGGCTGCCTGGGCCACCACGGAGCgctctgtggggtgggggtgggcgtgtGACCCGGTGCGGCCCCCGGAAGCTCGTGGgggggggtgcgtgtgtgtgcacgcaggcGCGCGTGTGCTGAGGTGGAGgcgcgtggggtgggggtggggggtggcgtgGGGCctggtgggatggggtggggatgggcgAGTTCCTCGGTGCGGCCCCGGGAGCCTCGCCAGCACGGCAGGCGCCGTGGGCACTGGGCCTGCCCGTGAGGGGTCCTGCCACCGGGCCACAGGCCCAGGGCGAGCCTCTGAGTGTCCTCGTGCCCCGTGAGGGGCCTGCCCACGCGGGGCCCTGCCACCGGGCCACAGGCCCAGGGCGAGCCTCTGAGCGTCCTCACGTGCATGGGCACCGGGCCTGCCCGTGAGGGGCCCTGCCACCGGGGCCACAGGCCCAGGGCGAGCCTCTGAGTGTCCTCGCGTGCATGGGCACCGGGCCTGCCCGTGAGGGGCCCTGCCACCGGGCCACAGGCCCAGGGCGAGCCTCTGAGCGTCCTCGCGTGCATGGGCACCGGGCCTGCCCGTGAGGGGCCCTGCCACCGGGACACAGGCCCAGGGCGAGCCTCTGAGTGTCCTCGTGCCCCGTGGGCACCGGGCCTGCCCACGCGGGGCCCTGCCACCGGGCCAcaggcccaggacgagcctctgAGTGTCCTCGTGCCCCGTGGGCACTGGGCCTGCCCACGCGGGGCCCTGCCACCAGGCCACAGGCCCAGGGCGAGCCTCTGAGTGTCCTCGTGCCCCGTGGGCACCGGGCCTGCCCACGCGGGGCCCCGCCACCGGGGCCAcaggcccaggacgagcctctgAGCGTCCTCGCGTGCATGGGCACCGGGCCTGCCCACGCGGGGCCCCGCCACCGGGGCCAcaggcccaggacgagcctctgAGCGTCCTCGCGTGCATGGGCACCGGGCCTGCCCACGCGGGGCCCCGCCACCGGGGCCAcaggcccaggacgagcctctgAGCGTCCTCGCGTGCATGGGCACCGGGCCTGCCCACGCGGGGCCCCGCCACCGGGGCCAcaggcccaggacgagcctctgAGCGTCCTCGCGCCCCGTGGGCAGCTTGACCTCGGCCCCACTGTTGAGCTGCACGCCCAGGACTGGCTGGACGGCCCGAGGCTGAGCTCCCGTCCCCGCCGCGTCCTTGCTGGCCGGGTGTTCCCCTGGGGAGTCTCTGGGGGCCGGGGACAGCTCTGTGGGGTTGCGTGGGCAGGGCCCGTGCCCAGCGGAGGCTCGGGGAGGCCCAGGGTCCCCCGCCGGGCTGCCGGGCCAGAGTCACCGGTTGTGGAGGATGTGGGGGGCACGGGGCCGCCCTTCCTCACGGCCCCTCCTGGGAGGGACTCGCCCCTCAGGCctctcccacccccgccccgcgcggcttCGCCCAGGCCAGCACCCGGGCCTGGCCTCCAGCCTCCGGGTCTGCGGCGGCCTCGACTCCCGGGCCTGGCCCGTCCTTCACGGCCCGGCGCGGTGCCCGCCGCTCCGGGAGGCCCTTCCTGGAGGGGTCCTTCACGCCCCCGGCCTGCCCCTCTCTCCCCAGCCTCCGCCCGCAGCCTCCCTGCCGCCCGCCGTCCTCGCAGCCCTTCCCGGGCTGTCGCGGGCCCGCCGGCCTCAGGGCCCTTCCTTCCCCTCGCTCGTCAGCCTCCCGCGCCTCCTAAGCCAGAGGCCGCCGGGCCCAGGGCTGCCTGCCCACGGGGCCTGGGTCAGCACGGGCGGGTTGGGGTGACGCCGTCTGTGCCCTGGGCTGCCCGCCAGGGGTGGTCAAAGCCGAATGTCCACATTACGCCCCAACACTCCCTTAAGCCCCGCCGTGCTTGGGGCGCCCTCCGGGGGGCCGGCAGGCTCACCTTCTGGTTGCTGCCCTCGCTGAAGTAGTACTCGCGGGACGGCATGCCCAAGGTGGGCTGGTCTATCTGCAAGCGACAGGTGGCCGTGGCCGCGGGCAGGGGGCCCCGCGGCCAGGCCGGGGCGGGCGGCACCCGAGGACTGTGTGCGGGGACCCTCGGTTCCCCTCCCCGGGGTGTCATTCCAGCCGTGGGGCTGGAccgggggcggggcttgggggAGGCCCCAgggccgggcggggggaggggcaggctttCTACCCAGATGCGGAAGGTCTCATGGTGGGGAGCCAGGGCCTACGAGCGGATCCGAGGCTcctagccccctcccccgccccccgctggctcccccccccccccgcgtgcccGCCAGGGGCCCGCCTACGTAGATGATGTGCCGGCTGGAGTTCTGGTCGTCGTTCCAGATGAAGAGGTCGATGAGCACGCGCCGGTTGAACTGCGAGTTCATCACGGCCAGCTGCCGCTCCAGCTCCCACTTGGGGCCTGGGGAGCGAGCGTCCACGCTGGAGGCCGGGCGGGCCCCTTGCCCTCCTGTGCCCGGGGCTCGGGCCTGGAGGGCGCCCCGGCCGGCTCCCCACAGGGGGCCCccagtgggcggggcgggggggccggtGCCGGCGTCCAGCGCGCTCAGGGCTGCCCGCGCCTCCACGTGCCTCCCGACCCTGAGCTGGGGGTGGGCCGTGGCGCAGACCGGGGCACCCGCGCCTGGCGGCGGGGGACACGGGGCCAGGGGTCCGAAGGCCCCGGGGGGACGCTCCTTGgggaccagcccccccccccgaggctcTTCACGGCCCGAGCCGTCTTCGGGGATCCTGAGGCTGGCTCTGGCAGAGCTGGGCCCCGTGGGGTTCCGCGAGCAGCCGGGCCTCACCTACGGTCTCGTTCCACTTGTCCATGGCCACCGGCCAGCCGCCCACCACCTCCAGGATGTTCAGCAGGGGCTGAGAGTCGCGCTTCTCTATCACACCTGGGGACAGAGGGCGTGCTCGCCGAGGGGCGGGGGTGTCCGGCGGTGACCCCGAGCCTCCCGGGGTGGgggcccccccccgccgggcAGCACCGCACGCGGAccctccgccccggccccggagggGCTGCGGCGGGACCGGcgggcccggggcctggggccGCGGGGTGCGCGGGGTGCGCGGGGTGCGCGGGGCTGCTCACTCTCGTTCATGCAGGAGCGGTAGAGCGTTTTGGCCTTCTCCACGGCCGGCCTGTCCTTGGTGGTGGAGTTCTCCAGCACCCCTGTGGGCAGAGGAGAGGGCTGcacggaggggagggcggggcggggcccacgGCGGTGGGTCGTTCCCTCTGGGCGGGCCCCCAGCGCGACCCCAGGAGACCCCCCGGGCGGGGGCCGCGTCCCACCTTTGAGGATGACCTCCAGCTCGTCCCGGAGGATGTCGAAGACGCTGTAGCGCGAGTGCGTCTCGGGGATCACGTGGCGCCGGAGCCAGCCCCCGCAGGCGTACTGGTAGAAGTCCTCGCACGGTTTCTTGGTGGGGTCCATGTTCTGCAGGATCCTGGCGGCTGCTCGCCCCCCGGGGGTGTGGGAGGAAGAGGGGGCTGAGCCGGGGGTGGCCCGCCCCGCCCTCTAGTCCCGGGGACAGGCTGTGTGCCCCGGGGGACGAGTCGCCCTCTCTGAGCTGCTTTGAGGCTGGGTGCCAGAGGGGCCACCGATTCAGGTGCTGGGCCGTCCCTTCTGAGCCCCggggtgcccccccccgcccccgtggctTCTCCAGGCCTCCGGCAGTTCTGCCCCAGGCAGAACGCTGCTAAGGCAACGGGTGGAAACGGTGCCTGGCTCCTGGCCAGGACCTCGGGGACCCCAGTCTCCCTGCACCCACCTCGGTGCCTGGTCCCCCGGGAGGGACCAGGGTGCCCTGGGACCCAGGGTGCGCAGGGGCGGCTGCTATGCTAGAGCTGACCCCTCGGGAGCCCTCCGGGAATCCCGCGGGCTGTGGCCTCAGCCCCCTCGAGACCCAGGACTTCTGGAACAGTCTCCGCCGGCggcggggcgctgggggggggggcgggctcacCTGCGGTCACGCAGCCAGGTGTGGTACAGACTTCATCCGTCCGCGCTGGCTCTGAGACAGCTGGGGACAAGGAGCCCAGGGTGAGCGCCCCCGGCCGAGCGGGGAGGCGGGTGGGGGCCactgcggcgggcggggcggggctgcggcgggcggggcggggaacccgcctcctccctcctgggctggctgggggtggggccggaaccgcggggggggggggctccccaagGGGTCTGAGCGGTGACGCGGTGACCtcaccgccgccccggccccgaggcggagaccggggggggggggggggagggcgagcaccgcccgccccgcccgccgcccaccccccgcccgcggccggccctgggtgctgtccgcgAGGGCCGACTGGGCCCCCACGGGCCCCCCCTTCGTGCGGCGGGCGCCTGCTGGCCGGCGGCGGTGGCCCTGCGCCTGGGGgcgtccccgcccgcccccccgggGGCGTCCCCGCCCGCCGCAGGTCCGGACGCCCGGTGCCAGCCCCCGCCGGCGGCGGCTCGGGTCAGGGAAGGCGATGGCTACCTCCGGAGTCTCGTTTTACGACCGTCTTCTCTTCCTGTGAGAAGCACAGCCAGCTAGTAAAGGAAGGCAGCTGCTTCCCTGGGGAGAAACACAGCGCTCAGCGGGCCCGGGTCCCCCCAGAGCCCCACTCCAGGGGTGCCCTGCACCCCGCCACAGCAGCAGCGCTGGTTCAGGGAACGCAAGGCCGGGCAGGCGGGCCTCCCGGCACGAGGGCCGGGTACTTGGCTCCATttgggggtggggacgggagcTGGGTGCAGGGAGCGGCCCTCCCCCGGCCTGCGGAGGGGCCgggcctccccgtccccccccagccctgcctcctgacAGGTCGGGAGGCAGAGGGGTGGCCAGGGACAGGGCGGGGCGGGCTGGGCTCCCGGGACTTTCTCTACAGCGTGTGCAGTGCCTCCCGGCTGTCACCCCGGTGACTgcggaggctgaggcctggacgGTGCGGTGCAAGGCCACCCTAGGCACCAGCTCCCGGGAGCCCGTCTCAGTGGGCATCCTGCGGGGTGTGGAGGCGCGTGCCCGCCGTCCCGGCCATGCCGAGGATCGTGCAGAGACAGCGGGACCGCGGCTCCACGCGGCTCCGCCTGCCTCGAGGCCTGGCACCCACGGGGCTCGGCACTCTGGGCCACGCTGTGCGCTCGCTCGGCCTGGTGCCGGGCACGAGGCAGGCTGGCCTCGGGGAGCCCCTCGCCCCCAATCTGGGGGGACGAGCGGGAGTGGAGGCACCATGCACTGGGTGAGGGAAAACCGTTACACGGTCCTGCGGAGCTTTGGGGAGCCGAGGGGCGGTCATTAGAAATGGGAACGCAACTAACCCAACCCCCCAAACCAGATGACTGAGGGGTGGCAAACATTCACCAGGCCGTGCCGGCGCGGACAGAGCGCTGAGCGGAGTGATACGGGGAGAAGAGAGATCTCCCGAGCGGAAGAATTGGAGGACGCCGAGGGGAGGGACGGGGAGAGGGCAGGGACGGGCGGGGCAGGGGCCGCCACCTGCTCCCTCGAGCCCGTGGTCAGCACTGCCAGCGGCAGTGAGCTCCGCGCCTGTGAGCTGTGCGCTTCCTctccacacacgcacacgcacacgcacgcacacacacgcacacacacacacatgcacacacgcacatgcacacacacgcacacacacgcacacacacgcacgcacacgcacgcacggcaCCCTCGTCTACTCACAAGGAGGAGGCCAGACAAGTCCGCTTGCAAGGACGTGTTGCGGAATGCCTGGCCAGGACTCCTCAAAGCTGCCAGACAGATCATGGAAAGACAAGACCCACAAGTGTCGAAGAACCGCTAAGAACCGTGAAGCCAGGGGTAACGTGGCGCCCTGGTAGGAG
Encoded here:
- the Mmel1 gene encoding LOW QUALITY PROTEIN: membrane metallo-endopeptidase-like 1 (The sequence of the model RefSeq protein was modified relative to this genomic sequence to represent the inferred CDS: deleted 1 base in 1 codon); this encodes MEQPQRPVGTTERAGRPGPRRAGLPPWGLLPPLLLATAALVALGVLYGRGKQLPSFTSWLCFSQEEKTVVKRDSGAVSEPARTDEVCTTPGCVTAAARILQNMDPTKKPCEDFYQYACGGWLRRHVIPETHSRYSVFDILRDELEVILKGVLENSTTKDRPAVEKAKTLYRSCMNESVIEKRDSQPLLNILEVVGGWPVAMDKWNETVGPKWELERQLAVMNSQFNRRVLIDLFIWNDDQNSSRHIIYIDQPTLGMPSREYYFSEGSNQKVREAYLQFMMSVATMLRKDMNLPRDSQLVQQDMTQVLELETHLANATAPQEERHDVTALYHRMDLEELQYKFSLKGFNWTLFIQTVLSSVKIELLPNEEVVVYGSPYLQNLEDIIDIFSARTMQNYLVWRLVLDRISSLSQRFKDARVNYRKALYGTTVEEVRWRECVSYVNSNMESAVGSLYVKEAFTGKSKSLVRELINKVRAVFVETLDELGWMDETSKKMAQEKALNIREQIGYPDYILEDTNRHLDDEYSSLDFSEDLYFENCLQNLKAGAQRSLRKLREKVDQNLWIIGAAVVNAFYSPNRNQIVFPAGILQPPFFSKEQPQALNFGGIGMVIGHEITHGFDDNGRNFDKNGNMLDWWSNFSAQHFREQSECMIYQYGNFSWDLADQQNVNGFSTLGENIADNGGVRQAYKAYLKWMAEGGKDQLLPGLELTYNQLFFINYAQVWCGSYRPEFAVQSIKTDVHSPLKYRVLGSLQNLAAFAEAFHCAQDTPMHPKERCRIW